A window from Natronorubrum aibiense encodes these proteins:
- a CDS encoding RipA family octameric membrane protein, whose translation MAKEGATGQEPVSGSKTTSDDSRPTRDETLIDQYTHYAGSAMAVSDRRLQTNRFYVSLLSGILVIITFIAQGPLSRAQQIGLVAVGLLGVCLCGLWYQTVDSHRRLNQAKYEILHEMESDLAYPVYQQEWEKLGPTGATEANHTRFPRIKMLGEVLWDIARNTDDVQYYEQTTVEKTIAALLALLYVLLTMYAGGLIVYTIMV comes from the coding sequence ATGGCTAAGGAAGGCGCGACCGGACAAGAGCCTGTATCAGGCTCAAAGACGACATCTGACGATTCCCGCCCTACACGCGATGAGACGCTCATCGATCAGTACACACACTACGCAGGGAGTGCCATGGCTGTGTCCGACCGAAGACTTCAGACGAATCGGTTTTACGTCTCACTCCTCTCGGGGATTTTGGTCATAATCACGTTTATCGCCCAAGGACCGCTTTCGCGTGCCCAGCAGATCGGTTTGGTTGCAGTAGGTCTGCTTGGCGTCTGTCTCTGTGGACTCTGGTATCAAACAGTAGATTCTCATCGTCGACTGAACCAGGCGAAATACGAGATCCTCCACGAGATGGAATCAGACCTTGCGTATCCAGTATATCAACAGGAGTGGGAGAAGTTAGGACCGACCGGAGCGACCGAAGCAAATCACACCCGATTTCCTCGAATCAAAATGCTCGGAGAGGTTCTTTGGGATATCGCACGTAACACCGACGATGTCCAGTACTACGAGCAAACGACAGTAGAGAAGACTATTGCCGCACTTCTGGCACTCCTGTACGTTCTTCTTACGATGTACGCGGGCGGCTTGATAGTGTATACTATAATGGTATAG